GTAGTCATTATCTTCAGGTGTAAAAGTAAAGCTTTGAGTTGCAAAGTCATATAAGAAGTCACTAAATAATGTATAAAGTAACATAAGTCTTTCATATGCATCTTTGTTTGAATTGTTCGTTAATGCCATAAAATATAGTTGAAAATTGATAGCAAATTCGTTGACATTATTATAAAATACACCTGTTCTTGAATTATGATTAAAGAGACCATCAATATTATTAAAATGCACAGCAATTATATTTGAATTATT
This genomic interval from Borrelia hispanica CRI contains the following:
- a CDS encoding DUF764 family protein; protein product: NNSNIIAVHFNNIDGLFNHNSRTGVFYNNVNEFAINFQLYFMALTNNSNKDAYERLMLLYTLFSDFLYDFATQSFTFTPEDNDYQINLKFYIHHTTNMQNNGLLDINSNHSNLTYCLSQGFRANIQIEEEKIKEKNNAS